The segment GGCCCAAGGATGAAGAGAAGCAAGACAAGTGGCTAGCAGAGCTATGTCTAGATTCCAGCCTCACAGTCAAGCCTTCTGTGTTCTGATCCTGTATGTTTATACACAGGGCAGTTAGTGTGGTTGGGGGAGAGCTTCAAGTGAGCTAGATGCTAGGCTTTGCAACTTCAAGAGCTTACCAACGTTcacaaaggaaacaaataaacaacacaacaaaatttAACAAGAGTGAACAGAAGGGTTACTGTAGTGAAGAAAGGATTCATTAACTTCCAAGTAATGGAATCATATAGACAGTTTGACCTAGAAAGAACTTAAGAACTGTATAGTCTTTCCCGATTAATTTATGCACACTGAAGATTGGCAGCTAAGTGAGATGAGCTTACATGTCTGAGCTCTTAAGTAGGTTAGTAATTGGACAGAACTAGATGCTGaacatagatagatacagagagatagatgatagataagtagatagatagatagatgacagatgatGGATAGGTTGATAAAGATACTGTGAACAATAATCTTAATCCTGAGAGAAATACTTAGAAAATGAGTTCCAGGTTTCTCAAATAAGATGGTTTGGATTAAAGGCAGAAAAAGTCAATACTATCAGTCACTCTGGTGACTGAGAacataaagtaatattttaaaggaataatCCATCAGGATGTGTTTGTTGACATAGCAGACTTAAGGGGGGAGACATTGGAAGTATTTTAAAGTGCTCCTCAGCTTTGATGATGAGAGAAGTATTATGGAAGTGAGAGAAATAAACTTAAGAGGGGGGATAGCATAACTGCCCTGACCTTAGACATATTTTGGTGAGTTTAACATCCTGTAGACTTCTGGGGATAAAGGAAGATATTCAGTCTGGGTCTGAGAGGAATTAGAAAAAGGTGTTCATTGCAGACTTGGAAATCAGTGAGTTGCAATTCCATTGAATATGAAATAGAAGTGCTCAGGATATCTTCTGTGGCTATTGGCATTAGGAGCAGCATTAGGAGGAGGCAAAATCTATAATGGGCCTGGGCTGGGACAGAGAGATATGAAGGGAGCCAATCGAGGCCAAGTGCTCTGAGAAGGCACTGACCAAATAGCAAAGGAATCAAGACAGTCTTTGGATTTGATTCCACAAGATTTGGAGAGAACAGAGAGTCCACAACAGATAAAGTGTAGGAGGATGAGGAGAGGAGTGGACAGATAGGACGTGCAGAGGAACATGGACAGGGAGGTTTCCTGGCAGTATTTGATCGAAGACAGAAGGGTTGGAGTGTTCTGAAACAGGATATATCTGGGAATAcgtgacaggaaaaaaaagagtaataaagaTCAAACTCCAGTGAGAAGTCATTTTGGGGCCAATAGGGCAGGTAAAGCGTTAGGTATGGAGTGCGTGGCACTTTGCGAAGGGCCTTGCTAGGAACTCAGCCTCACCCCAGACTCTCTGATGGACCAGATTCTGCGGTGGAACTACAACCCACTGGTTTCCAAGTCTAAAATGAGCAATGGACAGCGCACTCCATGTCTATCCAGTCAGAACCCAGGCAGAGAGGTCCCGAGGTGGGAGTCTGTAGAAGACACTGGACTGGTGAGCTGGGCCAGGATGAGTTAGACGAAACCACCATCCAATTTCCTCTAACTCTTTGGGCAGATATTGACCAAGAATGGGATACTGGCCAAGAATGGGAGCCGGTCTGTTCAGCTTCACACAAGACGCTCCACTTGCTCTCTCCTTTCATGTGAGCACAGCTGCTTGGTTTTCCATAGTTCCGCTTCCACAACTAACCAAGGTAGCTAGTCTGGCTGAGAGGAAGCCCTTCGTGGAGGTCAAGCCACTGCTGGACCCTCTGGGCTGAAGGGCCAGCTAGCCCGCTGTTACTCCAAGGGCAGTCCAGGGACCAGCAATGTTCTTGTCACCAAGTGCACGTGCAGAACTGAGAATCGGGTCCACCCGAGACTTCGGGAGGCAGAATCCATGTTTTAACAAAGGCTACTGGAGTTTACATGTCCAGTAAAGGGTGAGAAGCACTGAGTTCGTTTTCTGATTCCCAAACCTGACTCACACTGGAATGATTTCAAGTCAAGCTCGATCAAACAAGGACCTAAAGCCAAGGAAATGACATTACTGAGATTCCCCTAGGTGGCCCGGAGGAACCGGCACATTTGGAGTCCAGTGACTTTAACTGAGCAGTTGTTTagaaaaaacattaaaacatATTACAAAGGAGATTCATGTTCTTTATAGGAAAATTGTCAACAGATGTTAAAAAAATCACTCATAAACCTGTTAGACATAGATAAGTGCTACATCAACACtggcagttgtgtgtgtgtgtgtgtgtgtgtgtgtgtgtgtgtgtgtttgaagacTTGAATGAGATTGCATTATACATATTATTTGTAACCTGCAgctttcacttaatatatttgggAAGCTTTTATGCTATAAAATGTTCTTCTGTAATATCATCTTCACTGTGCACATACTATTTCATGGATTAGTCATACCTTTTTAACCAATGGTCTATTGCTGGATATTTAGGTTGTTTCCAACTTCTCTATATTATAAAAAATGCACTGAACATAGTTATAACTAACTATATGGGCAATTCAttattgtttttctgaaataAGAGCAACATATGCAATCACAGAATATATATGGGATGCTTTAAGGCTATGCTTTATGACACCAACTTCCACCAGACTTTTCCCTGTTATACTTGACTTTCAACAACTCCGTCTCAAGATTCGAGGATTAAAAATGACTTACCTAAGATGTCAGTGAAGACCTAGTGCCACTATGGCCAGGGCCCTATTTCTTCTAATGCCTAGGTCATGGAGCTCAGTGATCTGCCTCTTTGAGCATCTATCCCACTGAGCcaactcctttcttccttctttctttcgtggctcattttccttcttatatatttttcttttctttctccgtACTTGGTGAAATCGATCCTGCATATCCCAGCTGTGGTAATCCTCACattgacttgggggggggggagggggaggggttctGGCTCTgattggctctggcttacttcctGTGCTAGGTTCTGGGTTTTCTTTCTGAAGATGGTCATTGCAGGGAAGAACCATGGGAAGGAACAGAGTCCTGTGGGTGTTTGTGGATCCCTTACATATGTGTAGATTACTTATTTTCCCACTGTGGAAGAAAGCAATCCACAAATCTCTGTTAAGCGTGTCTTGTTTTCTACCTAACGGAACAGGGCACTTTGGGGGGGTCCTCTTCAGCCCTGGGAATGAtgcctccccactccccaggGCGAGTGTGGCTGGAGATACCATTAACCATGCCGCTCTGCCCCATGCTCTGGGCTTTGGGTGTCTAAGCTCTTGCTAGAAGAGGAGATGGGAGCGTGGCAGCTTCCCAAATGCACCGGGAAGCGGGACTGGATCTGCTCTGGGTTCACCTCCGATCTTGGGACCGGAACGCATCCTCCTCGACTCTCATCCAGGGCAGTGTCCTACCCTATTTGAAGAAACCTGTTCtctggtaaagagctagcctcaAGCTCATTCCCACGCTGGGAGAGAGAGGTCAAGCTGTCTGAAGCTTGATGGGCCAGGTCTATAATAGCTTTATAGTCTATAATGAGGTGATTCTGAGTCCCAGTGTGTCTTGTCCCTACTTTACCGACCCTTCTCTGATaacccttctcttcttccccttaGTGAGAACCAAATCCCTCAGTTCCAAGCATGTGCTCCCTGCCTATGGCAAGATACTACATGTAAGTCATTCTTGTGTGCCCCTTGCTTTCCCAATTGGGGTGCCTGGGGAACACgcgggaagagggaaggaagaccgAATCCGAGAGATGAGCTTCCTTCTCACCAGGAAGTCCTCAGTCCCCCGTAATTGCACTTCTTCCACCACAATGGTCCCTTCCTGAGCACCTGCATGCAGTAGCCATTCGAATGCTTTCTCTCTGTCGCAAGCAATCGGCGAGGGAACTTCCTGGGCCCAAAGTTCTGATATAACTTCCTCCATAGCATACACCTGTGATCCAGAGCCCGCAATCACACTGGATGTTCCCTGGGCTGCTGCCTCCGCACCGCTAAAAGCGAAGAGACGATCCCAAATCTTAATGTCAGCACGCTCCTGAAAGCCTCTGTGACCTTTCCCTCTAGCCCAGCCTTTCCACTCTGGTTGGCAGCTGACCTCATTTGATATTTCCATCCTCTGTTACAGTTTATTGGTCTCCACGTAGGGTGCTACTGATAGGTGAGTTGCCAAGTTCTGGAGGCCACGATTTGAAGGCGAATGGCAATTGGCAAGCCTAGGGTCTTTACAGATCTCTGTTCTTATTGTCCAAGTGAACCTGCTTTCCACCTGCAGCCATTAGCTAATAAGGCATTATAACTAGCTATTACAGAGGAAGAAAAATCTTCTGGAGATGGTGGCATTGGTTCAGAGCTTCTGCCCTCGAAAGTATGAGGGAGTTCTCCAGGCCCCGAGAGAAGCTGACAGGTACTTTTGAAACCAGCCGGGCAACTGGGTTCATAACTTGCATGGCTTTGATGTTCAGCATGCGCGCCAGGCTCACCAGCTTCTCCCTGgctcccacgggggggggggggggcttacctCCCGGGTTCGTCCTTAGAACCAGAACCATTCTCAAATGACTGTAATCAGGCCCTGCTTCAGGTCCTCTCTGACCTGCTGCACTGGGTCCACCCAGAGCCTGTCTTGCCTTGGCTGAGGTGAGGTGGTAGCCACATTGGATCCTTAGTGTGACAtgaaatattctctttcttttttcattctgatTTGTGTGTTTTCTCCTATAAGAAGTCTTTACACTTTCCAAAAAGTGATTCAACACCAGATTATACAGTCTATCTCTTCATTAGGGAGCGTAAACACCTATGAAAAATTGAGACACATTTGTAAAACTTGGGACAGGGTTCACTCTACCCAAAGGCACCTGAGCCCCAgggaaacttctcagaaaaacttGCTCTCCCTCTTCATGAATTGGCATCAATTCCCCTCACTCCTCTGAGACTGTGAAAGCAGGAACCCAAGAGACTCGCTCTTGCTCTAAGAGTGACACGATCATTACCTGCTCTTGATGGAGTAGTGTCCCTTTCCTTACCTGGGGCAGTGAGAAGACGCTCCCAAAGGCTCAGTGTGATGGTTCAGAGTATGGGGGTGAAGAGCTTAAACGCTCTATGATGTCCAAAGGCAGCGGGCCATTTGCAATACCCTCCTGTTCCAGAATCAAAGATGCGGATCAGAAGGCTCTGTACCTACGAGACGGCCAGCTGCTGGTAGGAGATCCCGACACCGACAGCTGGAGCGCAGGTGAGCCGCCGGTGGGGCTTCCCCAGCTGGGACGCCACTGACAGTTCACCCGCCACAAGTCtgcatttctcctcttctttcaacTCCCTTCCAGCGGACTAGCTAGCAGCTACCCCTGTGATGGCGAGAAGAGGCCCGGGGCTCTGCCTGACCCCTGTGGAGTCCTATTTCCTGTGCAGGCTTGTGTGCAGGGAGCAGGCCCGGTGTACCCAGGCCCAGTTCTTTCAACTCGCTTTTCATTCTGTGAAAGCGTGCAGACTGGGGTCCCCGCATCTCCTAcctgtctttcttcttccttcccagaGAAGATCTGCATTCTTCCCAACAGAGGCCTGGACCGCACCAAGGTCCCCATCTTCCTAGGAATCCAGGGAGGAAGTTGCTGCCTGGCATGTGTGGAGACGAGAGAGGGGCCTTCTCTACGGCTGGAGGTGAGAGGCTATTGGCCACCCCAGTGGGATCACTCTGATCACCCCGTCTGGCCCCCCAGGATGCTCTGGTGTCTCTGCACCTATCTGTGGACTCCCAACCGGGCCCACGTGTCCTCTCCCCTCAGGCTCTCTCCATCTCACTTTACATCCAGACATGAGGTCCTTGAGTAAAGCCCGACCATGTTGAGTCCTTCTCTGGCCAAGCCGCAGTGGACTCTGGGGCTGACGTCCCCGTGAACACATTCATCCTACAGCTAGCGACTCTGCCCCCACAGGATGTGAACATCGAGGACCTGTACAAGGGGGGCGAGCAGGCCACACGATTCACCTTCTTCCAGAGCAGCCGGGGCTCTGCCTTCAGGCTGGAGGCTGCcgcctacccaggctggtttctctGTGGCCCGGCTGAACCCCATCAGCCAGTACAGCTTACCAAAGAGAGTGAGTCTTTGGCCCGCACCGAGTTCTACTTTGAACAGAGTCGGTAAAAGGAGTCGAGGCTGAGTTCTGGCCTGGTGCTCCCAAacctagctttttccactcagtgTAGGTGGCGGGCAGGATAAGGGTCTCGGAACACGTGCTCATCTCGATTTCTAGCATCTGTAGATGCAGTATGTTACACGACACAGAGGACTTTACAAACGCCGGGAAGTAGCCTGGATGGCCAAGGTGAGCCTGATCCAATCGTAATGGTCCTCATGAATTCGGAGGGAGGCTTGAGTCAGAGTGAGACCGGAAGAAGCTTAGCTGCTGAgtgtgaaggaggaggaagggagcttGAGCCACACATGCAGGTGGTTTCTAGAATCTGGAAACGGCAAGGGGATGGATTCTCTTCCAGAACTTCCAGAAGGCGTTAGAGCTCTCCTGACACTCATTTCCGAATTCTGACCTCTGAAACTGGAAAACAATAAACTTGCATGGTTTGAAGGCCTTGAGTTTGTGGTGATCCGTTTGTTCCAGCAGCCACGGAGAGGGCTGCGGTGTATCCTAGTCAGAGCCGAGGACATGTTGGGGGGGGAGTGTGGAGAGTTCTGGGAAGGCCACCCCCAGCTGCTGCTCGATGTGCTGGAGCCAAGGTGCAGTGGAGTGCTGGCTTGTCACCCCTGGGAATGCCTAGCTATAAGTTCACAGTCCAGAGCCGATGGTTGTCTTCAGCGCCTCAGTCCTTTCCCCTTCATGAAGAATCCTGAGGCAGCTCGAGGGAGAGCAGAGAGCTCGTGCGTTCTGGGCTCAGAGAGGGGGTAGGCTGCTGCTGGTCCTCCTTGTTGGGCTCAGTACCCTCCTGACATGTTCTCCATTCTGATTATAGATCAGAACCTTTAAGAATATTAGGTCTTCCCTCTCAGAACCACCTACAATGCAAGTGCTCGCCCCTCTACCCgaaggagaaggaagcagaggcAAGTGAAATAAATAACCAGTCAAAGGTACAAAGGCAACATGTGTTGGAGCTCAAGCTCAAGTCTAGCCCAATTGCTCCTAAGGCTATTCCACTGTTGTTTTTCCCCCATTCCAGGAGTTAGGGATAGAAGGGTGATTAAACCAAACTCCCTTGAAGCTAGTCATTGAGTAGAAGAACACTCAACTCGCAAAGACTCAGAGAAGAAAACAGGGTATTCAAGGTATTCAGTAACAAATCAAGCTAGATAGTCAAAGCAGATGTTTTTTACTTTTCTAACCTAAAGCTGCAAGACTGGCAGGATCTATGTGGAAACTCactgttaaaaaataatcaaggaaAACTTTCTCTGAAAAAGAAGCTGGCGTGTTCAATAAGGAGAGAAGACCTGAAGGGCTGTAGCGTGCCTAGCAAAGACAAGTCGGAATTGAGCAGGGGTTAGGTCAGCAGGGCCTTGAAGGCATGGTACAGATTTTAATGTATTGAGTGCAAAGGGAAGTTTTGGGAAGGCTTTAAGTAGGGAAGAAACCTGATGGGTCTTACTCCTGTAATGCGACTGGGTTCTTTCCGTGAGCTGCTTCTCCATGGTCTAAATGTATACCAGCTAGTTTGACATTTGCTATTCGGCCAGTCAGttgggactgtgtgtgtgtgtgtgtgtgtgtgtgtgtgtgtgtgtgtgtgtgtgtgtgtgtgtgtgtgtgtgttgggagggcTTTGTTtagtagtactgagatttgaactcagaacctccaaCTTGGTTGGCAGACCCTCTCTCACTCGAGccaccctcccttcccaccccaatACTTTTAGAccaagttgtttttcagatagaatcttgtGATTTTTCTCCCAGGGAGCCCTAGACCTTGATCCTTCTACATATGCTTCGCAAGTAGTTGGGATAATACCTGTACACCACTGTGCCCTAATCCAGGACTATGCCTTTATGAAAGCATACTTTATCTAACTTTGTATCCCCAGTGGCCTGAACAGTATCAGGAACACAATATAAAAACGAGTGGGCAGTGGACGCGACTTGGTTCCAGTTGGATCCTCCTGACACAAGGGGCAAGGTGGACTGGTGCTACTGTGCCGTCGTAGCGAGAGCTACCCAGCAAGGGCTAGGCGAGGATATTTGAAGGGAAAGATGTCTAATCTGGGCCTTCCAGGGCTGAGCACTCTAGCCAAACATATCCACATAGGGAGATGGACCAGAGCTCCAGGGGACCTCAaattcctcccccgccccccgcctttcCACTACCGCCCAGCGGTCATCTTCGGGGCTCCGGGTCCAGTCTTTCTCTTCATCTTCACTTGCATGTTGAAAGATAAGCTGAGGAACACTGGGACTTTCGAGTTTATTTGAGTGGTTCGGGAATCAGGAAGCACGCGGTAATGGGTGGACAATGAGGGTGTGTTTGCGGGGGTGGGGATCTTATAAGGTATTTGggaagcaagaggaaaaaaatatgattGGTTAAAGTGGAAAGTTCTTAATTGAAAGTTAGGAGGTAGTTGCTGATTGGATGTCTCCAATGAGAGGAGAGTTGACAGTTTCTGGGTGGTTAATCTAAGTTTCGTTTTCCTAGGCTATGACCAGTCACTTTGAAATGCATGCCAGCTTGCCCAGAGCTCTGAGCCCTGTCAGCCTAATGGTCTCTGAATTAATTAATTATGTTAACAATGGAAACTCAGGTTGGCTCCTCTAGTGACCTAGCATAGTCAAGCTCCTCCCAAAGAGAGCCCTATCCCACGTTTGATCATGTTTTCCATATAAGAAAAAAAGCCCAGAACATCCTGAGCATGCGAATTCTACATTAATGCTTGGTAGAGGAAGGGGTGCCAAGGTCGGGAAGACACGCATTGCACCTTCCATAATGAAGTATGTAACtgtggagaagaggagaagatgttaaaaaacaaaagctactATTTCTGGACTGCTTTCTACAAATGATGAGAAAACACTGTTCAGGGAGCCTTCGACGGAACCTCTTAGAACTGGGGTTGAGAGTgtagctcagggctaacactcttgCTTAGCATAAAACACACTGTAAATGAGACGGAATTTCTTCAGCACTCTGGGAGAAATCGTGATAGGATATGCTCAGGAACTGAGacttgaaagtaaaaaaaaaataaaaaagaatcagcTTCTAACAGGTGAAGTTCGGAgatactaaaaatattttcttgaatatattcTTAAATTCTTTTTCCTCCCTGAGAGTCTTCACAACTAGGTCATGAGAGCTATAATTATATCACAAATGTGGGCGAGGCACAGTTCAGGTTTTATCCACTCTTTCTATCTCAGAGTGGTAGGTGCGGATTGGGGTGAGCAGGGGACTGGAATGTAGTCCAACAGCCTTTCAATCAGGCAGTGCCAGGGAGCTCCGTGTGGGGGAAGGGTAGATTCATGTGtttctgtggggtgtgtgtgtgtgtgtgtgtgcgtgtgtgtgcgcgtgtgtgctcaGACGTCTGTTCACGCTATGTGGGTCCACAGGGGCTCTCCATGTAGGTGACATTGATTCCGAGTAGGCTCCTCTTCGTGCCTAGAGGCTTTGGAACAAGTTTACACGAGAGGTTGATGCTGTTCAGTGTCTCCTACGTCATTCCAATCCGGATTCAGAACAAAGTCACACTTCCCTTTGGCCTCAAGTTCTAGCTTAAAATCCTAGCCTGTGCATCCCCATAGTCGGTGTAAATGATTTCTTAAAAGGTCCTACACGGATCTCCACAGGAGATACAACACACCTTGCTTTTAGGGAAGGGTCTGTGCAATCTTTCCTAGGAGAGGAACAGACTCCACGAGATGCAAGGTTGGGGTCTCAGAGTCCTGCAGTGTGGCCGTGGGGCTGCAGATGGCAACAGAGAGCAACTTGCTCCCCTCTGGGAGTCTCCAGCTGCAGTGTGCAACTAACCCTGTGTCCCAGCCCCAGTGTCCCTGCCTGGCTTCCCGCAGATCCATCGAGACCCATCTTTTAACCTGCGAGTGCAATCTGGAGGGTGTGAAGTCGTCCGGACGGCTTCTGAGCGCTTCTCCCCGTGGAGACACGGAGCCTTACGTGCCTGCCCCATGGGCGAGGGCCTCGGTGCTGCCCCAGCGGAGCTTGAAGGCCAGGGCGAGGGGAAACAGACGTTAACAGGCAGCCATTTGGCTACACAGGTGTGACAGAGCACGATGCGTAGCTCGGCTCTCTCCTCCCTGTGAcgagggacgcagcacagacgcGTTCCCCCGGCACGCGGCCTTTCCCCAGGCCTGATCCGCGTTCCCCGAGGCTTCCCCAGGCCTCCAGTGGAACCGGCCCTTCCATTCCAGCCTGCGTTTCGGTGCCTGTTTTTGTGTTTGAACCCTCATTAGTTCTCCCTACTAGACATTGAAtaactccattctcttctttggCAGTGACGATGACAGTTAcacagcttttttctctcccttcctcagaAGGCGCATGTAGCCATGAAGAATTGGCTCTTCCTCCGTCAAGGCAAAGCGGTTTCTCCACCCCCGGCAGTCCCACTGTTTCTCTGCAGACGGGTGAAACACAGCTGTAGCTCCTTCCGCCGCATTTTCAGTTACCTTTAAAGACAATGGAGCCAGCTGGGAATTGGGGAATTCCCCAAAGCACCTGGCCTACTTGAGTCCCTGTCCCCGTTTCCAACAGACCAGTAGACCTTTGACCTGTGAGCCTGACCGAATGACTTCCCATCCCTGACTCAAACTGACTGCCACTCTGACCcagggagaaagggatagaggggCGCACTGGGCAGCCAAAATGGATTACTGATTTCTGCGTCCTGCTATTCACTCTTCTGGGCAGcctttccctttttgctttgtcagagttccccccccccccccgtactgtTTTAGAGAACAAGAACCCACTGGCTCACACGTCTCCTGAGCACGTCTTTATAAAAGCCCGTGGACTCGGGTGTCTCCTAGCTGAGTGTTTTCCAGGCTGGCCCTAGAGCACACATTTACGAGGGCTCCTAGGTTTCTGGGGAGATGAGTGATCTCTGATCTCTCCGGCATGCCCTTCTCTGTTAGTGGCTTTCGTCACAGGGAACTTCTTAGCAGTGACAACAATCACATCCAGCACTTGTGCCACCCCAGGGTCTATGAAACAGCCTTGTGTTTGGAAGGCTCTTCCTCCATGCTATTCCATGGCTCACTTCCTAAGCGAGGCCTACCTTCCTGACTCCATTTACAACTACCAAATACACTTCCTCCCTCACGCAGCTCTCCCAAACCACCTATAGAAGATTTAGTATTATTACCTGCTAACACACTCTATGATGTACTTATTACACTTCTTTAAAATCTTTACTCCTACTATGACCTAAGAACCACAGCGCAacggtctccctgatatgtggttgttggggggtTGGGGAGAGAACAGTCGAGATCATGTCTGTacaatgacaaacttcttttcaaatggcatttccacatgttttggtcaatgactttacagtatgtctctaaaaccaaacaattactaaataatcatataaaggtctaggatagaggatcacaatagctcaacagctaggtacatataattatataagatgaggctaagcaaaatgaactccaagagatggaaacaggaggattttattgttgtcgttatgtttaatgtactaggtgaatttcctttggcgtaccccctgtggtcactgtatatgattttggtacactggctattgtatatacgcttatttgaactagggaagggaaagaaaaatgagggagggtgtaacaagaaagacaagaaatgtactcactaccttattaggtaactgtaccccctctgtacattgccttgtcaataaaatttaattaaataaataaagaaccACAGTGCAGGGACTTTTACCTTGTGCATTACTAGCATGTACAAAAACATGTACTAGCATGTGTCAGACCCTTAGGGACAATTGCTGAgctgaatgaataaaagaataagTGTACAAGTTGGGAGAATACCTCATTAGATTTGTCTTTATGGACATTGATTCCAATAAGCCCAAGGAGAATTCACAAAATGGTCCAACTTGGAAGAAAGGTTCTGTAAAGAATAACACCCAGAAATCTATCCAGCAAGAGCCTCCGCCTAAGAAGCAGACTGGAAAAAGCAAGGGCGGGGTGAAGGCAAATTGCTAAGTGTGTGGGAGCAGATGCCTAAGAATTTGGAGGAGGAACAGCAGAAGGCAAAAGGTCCATGGTCCAAGAAATGCATCCTGACTTGGAGAAATCCCTTCTGCCTCAGAGCAACAATGCTCTGGTTCCACGGTTGAtatggttatttaaaaaaaataggcttaCAGTGGTTCTTCCaatgtttccttattttattttctcattccttcctttccatgtctACAATTGTCCCCAATGTATCTATGTCAAACATATACAGGCCTTTTCCTTGTCATATT is part of the Perognathus longimembris pacificus isolate PPM17 chromosome 8, ASM2315922v1, whole genome shotgun sequence genome and harbors:
- the Il1f10 gene encoding interleukin-1 family member 10; protein product: MCSLPMARYYIIKDADQKALYLRDGQLLVGDPDTDSWSAEKICILPNRGLDRTKVPIFLGIQGGSCCLACVETREGPSLRLEDVNIEDLYKGGEQATRFTFFQSSRGSAFRLEAAAYPGWFLCGPAEPHQPVQLTKESESLARTEFYFEQSR